One part of the Anopheles coustani chromosome 2, idAnoCousDA_361_x.2, whole genome shotgun sequence genome encodes these proteins:
- the LOC131262545 gene encoding protein rhomboid, translating into MDRREQQVQQIPLQRLNTREENRRRAELRLIFDKYDTNRNGYICVGELKHMIEEKKCPDINQNVVKALLKTSDENNDDHLDFEEFYKLSIQHPYLFRDICVKYCRLVVPNRNPNAVTGDEIDGEYEQNMKLWPPPLMMIVFSIMEIIFFVVDIFHTQDKNGTSTSGPMATLFIYNPNQREEVWRFLTYMFVHIGIMHLVMNLLIQIFLGIALELVHCWWRVALVYLAGVIAGSMGTSIFTPRVFLAGASGGVYALITAHIATIIMNWKQMEFAIVQLFLFLIFCATDLGVSIYNSINDPLDKVGYVAHASGALAGFLVGIGVLRNLKVVPWERKLWWCAVTVYFMLMVAGIMYHFLNPAHFY; encoded by the exons ATGGACCGTCGTGAGCAGCAAGTGCAGCAAATTCCTCTACAGCGTCTGAATACGCGCGAGGAAAATCGAAGGCGCGCTGAGCTACGGTTGATATTCGATAAG tACGATACCAATCGTAACGGTTATATATGTGTTGGAGAACTCAAGCATATgatagaggaaaaaaaatgtccaGATATAAATCAAAACGTGGTGAAAGCTTTGCTCAAAACATCGGATGAAAATAATGATGATCATTTAGATTTTGAGGAATTTTACAAACTCAGTATACAACACCCATACCTTTTTCGTGATATATGCGTCAAGTACTGCCGGCTAGTCGTACCCAATCGCAATCCGAATGCAGTAACTGGAGATGAAATAG atgGCGAATATgaacaaaacatgaaattgtGGCCTCCACCGTTAATGATGATAGTTTTTTCTATTATGGAGATAATTTTCTTCGTCGTTGATATCTTCCATACACAAGA TAAAAACGGCACGAGCACCAGTGGACCGATGGCTAccttatttatttacaacccCAACCAAAGGGAGGAGGTTTGGCGATTTCTAACCTACATGTTTGTTCACATTGG TATAATGCATCTGGTTATGAACCTTCTGATCCAAATATTTTTGGGTATCGCACTGGAATTGGTACACTGTTGGTGGCGTGTGGCATTAGTTTACCTGGCAGGAGTTATCGCTGGTTCAATGGGTACTTCCATATTTACTCCGCGGGTTTTTCTTGCTGGAGCATCCGGAGGTGTCTATGCACTTATCACAGCCCACATCGCGACTATCATTATg AACTGGAAGCAAATGGAGTTTGCAATCGTGcaactgtttctttttctaatcTTTTGCGCAACCGACCTAGGAGTTTCGATTTACAACAGCATCAACGATCCATTGGACAAAGTTGGCTATGTAGCACATGCCAGTGGTGCATTGGCCGGATTTCTCGTCGGCATCGGTGTGCTGCGTAACCTGAAGGTAGTGCCTTGGGAGCGTAAGCTGTGGTGGTGTGCTGTGACGGTGTACTTTATGCTGATGGTCGCTGGCATAATGTACCATTTCTTGAATCCTGCACATTTCTATTAA
- the LOC131262529 gene encoding protein Red produces MPIDNDTQEPETPATQRLTNDDFRKLLMTPRAPPGGGHATGTIRDAMSKATPGTASTGPSSSSLLSSSSSASSSSMKPPSSERHEARRKKKNFYAQLKKQEDNKLAELAEKYRDRARERRDGANPDYQNLDSSNSTSAYRAVAPDAKSGMDAAERRRQQIQESKFLGGDMEHTHLVKGLDYALLQKVRSEIIAKEQEQEDEMEKLAEMDPSQLATATVPVQKAANAAEKDQPNTGELEFRTVIGQNIFRILEKQRSRTIERNDMFAPGRTAYHIELEDENADSDIPTTVIRSKAEVPLEVGDTQTLTTNDIVINKLAQILSYLRQGGRGKKNKRRDKDKPLFKFPEEPGDKGLVDDSIYGEIGDYQPNRRYEDVAGSSKLEGNIGKHSYFEKYNEEHKVEECDTSSMPPVPAPPRLSAHLITKLTAEPEGYAECYPGLQEMNDAIDDSDDEVDYTKMDLGNKKGPIGRWDFDTQEEYSDYMSSKEALPKAAFQYGVKMQDGRKTRKHKTEKNEKAELDREWQQIQNIIQKRKTKSGIDDEVDLKKQKY; encoded by the coding sequence ATGCCTATCGATAACGATACCCAGGAACCAGAGACGCCGGCGACGCAAAGGCTAACCAACGATGATTTCCGTAAGCTACTAATGACCCCAAGAGCACCACCCGGAGGCGGACATGCCACAGGAACCATTCGGGATGCCATGTCGAAGGCTACCCCAGGGACCGCTTCGACTGGcccatcttcatcatcattattatcatcgtcatcgtcggcgtcgtcgtcgtcaatgAAACCCCCATCTTCGGAAAGGCATGAGGCCcgtcgaaagaagaagaactttTATGCACAACTAAAGAAACAGGAAGATAATAAATTGGCCGAGCTAGCTGAAAAGTATCGTGATCGAGCTCGAGAACGGCGGGATGGAGCCAACCCAGACTACCAAAATCTCGACTCCTCCAATTCAACAAGCGCATACAGAGCTGTAGCACCCGATGCAAAATCAGGAATGGATGCTGCTGAGCGACGCAGGCAGCAAATACAAGAATCTAAGTTCTTGGGTGGTGACATGGAACATACCCACTTGGTGAAAGGTTTAGATTATGCTTTGCTGCAAAAGGTTCGAAGTGAAATTATTGCCAAAGAACAGGAACAAGAGGACGAAATGGAGAAACTAGCAGAAATGGACCCTTCCCAATTGGCTACAGCTACAGTCCCGGTTCAAAAAGCTGCAAATGCTGCAGAGAAAGACCAGCCCAATACGGGCGAGCTAGAATTTCGAACTGTTATCGGTCAGAATATATTTAGAATTCTCGAAAAACAACGTTCGCGTACGATCGAACGTAATGATATGTTTGCTCCTGGTCGCACGGCTTATCACATCGAGTTGGAGGATGAAAATGCTGATTCAGATATACCAACCACCGTTATTCGTTCGAAAGCAGAGGTGCCATTGGAGGTTGGCGATACACAAACTCTCACCACGAACGACATTGTTATTAATAAGTTAGCGCAAATTCTATCTTATTTGCGCCAGGGTGGCAGGGGTAAGAAAAACAAGCGTCGAGATAAGGACAAGCCTCTTTTCAAATTTCCAGAAGAACCGGGTGACAAAGGGTTGGTGGATGATTCAATATACGGCGAAATTGGCGACTACCAACCAAATCGTCGATACGAGGACGTGGCTGGGTCTTCGAAGCTTGAAGGAAACATCGGCAAGCACAGCTACTTCGAGAAGTACAATGAAGAACATAAAGTGGAAGAATGTGATACATCGAGCATGCCACCTGTTCCAGCACCACCAAGATTATCCGCCCACCTGATCACCAAGTTGACGGCCGAACCAGAAGGATACGCTGAGTGTTATCCTGGATTACAGGAGATGAACGATGCTATCGACGATTCTGACGATGAGGTCGACTACACAAAAATGGATCTGGGTAACAAAAAGGGTCCCATCGGAAGGTGGGACTTTGACACACAGGAGGAGTATTCGGATTACATGAGCAGCAAGGAAGCGCTACCGAAGGCTGCATTCCAGTACGGTGTAAAAATGCAGGACGGTCGGAAAACACGCAAACATAAGacggagaaaaatgaaaaggcaGAGCTGGATCGCGAGTGGCAGCAGATtcaaaacatcatccaaaaGCGTAAAACAAAATCGGGAATCGATGACGAggttgatttgaaaaaacaaaaatattaa
- the LOC131264460 gene encoding uncharacterized protein LOC131264460 translates to MHTFVDASEAGFAAISYLRIIKGNFMECSFAAAKTKVAPLKFLSIPRSELQAAVVGVRIANTVRTSLSTAVQRRFFWSDSKDVLCWIGSDHRKYNQFVACRVNEILESTEIDEWRWVPTNENVADDGTKWAKEPVFDSTSRWWRGPEFLWSNADKWPKQQERAEMAITTNELRVQVNYHKSTLPPLIDPSLFSEWTKLVRHTALVIRFVKNLKRKMKGERLELATLTGDELNEGETHLYKTAQQAKYGKEIFVLVVE, encoded by the coding sequence ATGCATACGTTCGTTGATGCAAGCGAAGCCGGGTTCGCAGCCATCAGCTACCTACGAATAATCAAAGGAAACTTTATGGAGTGCAGCTTTGCGGCAGCCAAAACAAAGGTCGCCCCATTGAAGTTCCTCTCCATACCGCGGTCGGAACTACAAGCCGCGGTGGTTGGCGTAAGGATAGCAAACACCGTTAGAACGTCATTATCCACCGCAGTACAAAGGCGTTTCTTCTGGTCCGACTCCAAGGATGTTCTCTGCTGGATAGGCTCAGACCACAGAAAATACAATCAGTTTGTGGCATGCCGCGTCAACGAGATACTTGAATCAACGGAGATAGACGAATGGAGATGGGTACCCACGAATGAAAACGTTGCGGACGACGGCACCAAGTGGGCTAAAGAACCGGTATTTGACTCAACGTCCCGTTGGTGGCGTGGACCGGAATTTCTGTGGAGTAACGCGGATAAGTGGCCCAAACAGCAGGAACGCGCGGAAATGGCGATTACCACCAACGAACTTAGAGTCCAGGTGAACTACCACAAGTCAACTCTCCCGCCACTAATCGACCCCTCACTCTTTTCAGAATGGACCAAGCTGGTGCGGCACACTGCGCTGGTCATTCGATTCGTAAAAAATCTGAAACGAAAGATGAAGGGAGAACGACTTGAACTGGCGACACTAACTGGAGATGAACTAAACGAAGGAGAAACTCACCTGTACAAGACAGCTCAACAGGCAAAGTACGGTAAAGAAATCTTCGTACTTGTCGTGGAGTAA